ACAAGATGATTCCGGGAACTGCAGACGGCCGTCCCCGCATGGACGACCTGGTCGAGTACGAGCCCTTGAACAAGGAGGGCACTCTCAAGACTGTCGAGGGCGTCGACACGCAAGCGTCCTCCATCGGTTGGGACTGGCGCGGCAAGGGATGGTTGACCCTTGTTCACTCGCACTGGGAGATACTCGGTTGGGGCGAGGTCGTCACTCCCGAGGGCGTAAAGGAGCGGTGGGCGGTTACATGGTTTGCTCCTACAGTCTTTAGTAAGGAGGGATTGGATGTTTACTGTGATCGAAGAGAGGGTTTGAGTGAGGAGACGTATGCGAGAGTTTTGGAGGCTTTGAAGGGGCTGAAGGGATCAGAAGCTAAGAAGGTTGCTGACTTGGTCGAGGCTAACATGCAGCCTGTTGAGATCAGTCTACCGTGGATTGAGAAATAGTATTGTCGTATATTGTTTGGGATATCAGATATGGAGGATTAATAGTTTGGATAGGATGTTTGATAGTTTGAATGCGATATACCCTGTGATTTGAGATAATGGCTCCTAAAACACCATCGTGAAAGTTATACAAGGTCAATCATCTACATGTCTTCCGTCGTTTGAGCATTAAGATGCTAGTAAGCTCTTTCATATCTGTCCCACCACAACATTCTCCCACATCTATGATGGTGATTACTAAAGAGAAACTGTTTAAAGCTACTTCATGAAGCATTAAATAAAAGGTGGCCAAAACGGGTATCGTGCTGTTCGCTATCGTAGTTCATGATGACTCCGTCGTCGTTCTTCTTCCCCTCTTTCTGCAGATCGTACATCTTGTTTCTCGCGATGTTCTTTATCCCTCCTACTCCTCTCTCTTTGCAgttcatcctcctcatgACGCCTTCTCTCATGCCGAGATCCTTCTCTTTCATGACGCTCATGTCTTCGACTCCGTGAATCATGCTGTCGATCACGATCACGTCTTTGCTCTTTGGACCGCTGTCTTCGCTCATGGCGATCTGATGATCTCTCCCGGTCACGACTACGGTCCCTACTTCTATGTCGATCTCTACTTCTGTCCCTACCTTCGTGTCGCTGCCGCTTCTTTTCGCGATGTCGCTCTTCGCGGCGCATGTTCTTTAACTCCTGTTCTCTTTCCTCTTGGAATCGCTTCCTGTCCTCTTTAAGCTCACGAACCTTGGAAGCTCCCTGTTTCATCATGGCAAGAGGATCGTTGGATGATATGCGTTTGGCATCCCGATCTTTACGGTTCGGGTCTTGGTTGCCCCATACGTCCTTTGACGAAGCATCAGGCGCCGCAGCATCAGCTTGCGAATACCATGGCCGCAGAACACCATCCTTTCCTGCGGCGTTGGAGAAGCGCATCATGTATTGGTCTTCATAGctctgtttctttttcttcgcttctttctcggcctcgtcATTCTTCTCGGCGTGCGCTCTTGACTTCTCATCGCCGAGCAAATCAATGTATCCATTATGGTCCACTATAGGCGCAGAGCTTATACTCTTGCGTTTAGGTTCAATTTTCACGAGAGCTGAGTTGTCATTCTCTCTGGCCATCCGCATTTCGAAGTCGGTGTCATCCTCGCCTGGTCGCTTTCGCTTTCGTCGCGTACCCCTATACGAAGCATCGCGATCACCAATGGATGTTACGTTTGGCTTGGGCGATTCGGGTTCTTCGATGGGAGGAGGATCTTCACCGCGTAGAATGGCTAATCGACGTTGCGCATCAATTTCCTGCATGCGCTGCTCTTCCCCTTCTTCGGCGGCCTTCGCAGCAGCTTCATCGCGACGGACGCGGGCGATGTTGTCGGCATTGTAAACGTTCCACGACTTCTTACCTAGAAGATGACTATCATGTGTTAGATTTAGGTATGCGCCAGAGTGGTTGGTATACTGTACTCACAGTGGCATCTTAAAGGTTGATAGGAATGATGAGTTAAAATATTTACTCTGCGTAACTCCGTCGCCGGAATGCGGGGCCGAAAGATGACATAGGCACTAGAGTACTAAGCTAAGCCCCTAGAAAATGGATACATGTTGCCCCTCCAGGCGTCAGCTTCTCAATCAAGTTCTCCATGTCTATCTAACCATAAGGTAAGTTTAAAGATGGGTAGAGTAATGACTAGAAATTACCATACGCGTAACGGTAATCCTGCTGCATCCCATACGTGACTCAGAAGCCATATAGCTCAATCTGTTCTTAATGAGCCTCTAGAGCTCTTTCTGTAGAAGACACTGCCCGTTGAGGTTGTCGAAGAGTCTGACGAATTGGGTATATTATGGGCCTCAAGCTATCATACGTCTCTCTAATTGGCCTAGAACGACCTGGCTGATTCAACACTGCTACACCTACAGTGTCAGCATAGGTAGCCTTTgggttagtaggtacctggCGCAGCTCCATGCCATAACCTCCCATTAACAAAGACACTTGTACTTACCCATCCAGTATATAAGGCAACCAACCCATGTTCACCCGCTGAGCCTGAACTTTGCAACATCATATACATATCGCCAAAATGTCCAGAACACCTTTCAGCGGATTCATGGGTGGCTCTCGAGGCCAACAGCCTCCTCCacctcagcaacagcaaggcTATGGTGGCCCTCGATACAACGACCCtcgacagcaacagcaacctCCTCAGAACTACCAAAGCTATCAAGGCGGCGGTGGTGGCAGTGGCTATGCGGAGAAGCCCTCGCGATCTGGCGGGCGCCAAGTTAACCTCCGAGTCGAGAAGGTCACAGACAAGTCCCTTCAGTCAAGAATGATCTACGGCAACCTGTATGTATTCGACTTCCTGTGTCATTGAACTCCGACTGACATCTTACCAGGTGCGCTGTTTCTCCCGATGACTTCCCTCCCAACCGCGATGGATCCGATCTTTATATTCTGCTCCAAGCAGGCCAGCCCATGGGCGAATACGTTGTCACCGCAAAGCCCGTAGATGGGTTCCCTCAAGGCTGCATCAGTCTTTCAGACCCCCAGCGATCATGGGCCGGCATCACTATGCGAGACGTATTTAGAGGAGAAATTTATGATCCTTTTGCGGCCGGAGGCAAGGCGTACTTGGGCTCCGTCAACCTAGAAATCGGCTTCGCCTCTCCCAACAAGAAAACAGACGTTCCTTATGACGAGGACGAACTATCCAAGATCTTTATCGAAACATATCAAAACCAGGTGCTTTCTCCTGGCCAGCGTATTCTTATGGACGTCCGAAATATTCCGCTTCTTGTCGTCGTCAAGACGGTCTCTTTGACAGATTTGGCCATGACTTCAGACGACTCCTCCAAAAAGGCCCAACGAGAACCTCATGCTAGGGGTATCCTGACGACCCAGAGTCAAGTCGTCTTCCATCGTGATGCAAAGGGTGATTTCAACCTCAAGCCCTCAATGCACAAGCCCAACTCCAACGCCATTCTCGCACCAGACTTCAAATTCGAGGATATGGGCATTGGAGGTCTGGACGATGAGTTCGCTACCATTTTCCGTCGTGCATTTGCATCTCGTATTTTCCCTCCTGGCTTGATCGCCAAGATGGGTATCACTCACGTCAAGGGATTGCTGTTGTACGGTCCTCCAGGTACCGGAAAGACATTGATTGCCCGACAGATTGGAAAAATGTTGAACGCCAACCCTCCCAAGGTCATCAACGGGCCAGAGGTTCTCAACAAATACGTTGGTCAGTCTGAAGAGAACATCCGAAAGTTGTTTGCCGATGCAGAGAAGGAGTACAAGGAGAAAGGAGACGAGAGTAGTCTTCACATTATCATCTTTGACGAGCTTGACGCTGTCTGTAAGCAGCGAGGCTCCGGATCTGGTGGAGGCACTGGTGTTGGCGACAGTGTGGTGAACCAGCTTCTTGCCAAGCTGGATGGTGTGGACCAGCTCAACAATATTCTTCTGATCGGAATGACCAACCGAAAAGACATGATCGATGATGCTTTGCTGCGACCCGGTCGTCTTGAGGTCCACCTCGAGATCTCACTTCCTGATGAGGCAGGCCGACTCGACATTCTCAAGATTCACACTGCCAAGATGGCTGCGAACGGACTGTTGGACTCTAGCATTGATTTGGATGAGTTGGCTGGCTTGACCAAGAATTTTTCAGGTGCCGAGATCAGTGGTCTGGTCAAGGCAGCTGCATCCTGTGCATTCTCACGACACACTGAAGTTGGTCAGCTTGCTGCTGTGAAGCAGGATGTTGCCAGCATGAACGTGAAACGTGAGGATTTCATGGTAGCTCTTACCGAGGTGCGACCTGCCTACGGTGTCTCGGAGGCTGAATTGATGGAGGCTATCCGCTTGGGTATTTATCACTATGCACCTCATATCGACATGAACATCCAGCAAATGATGCGTGTTGTGGGCATGGTTAAGGAGGACCCGAACAAGTTCAGCACATCAGTTCTTTTCCACGGCCCTCAGGGATCTGGAAAGACAGCTCTGGCTGCACACATCGCTATGCAATCAGGATTCCCCTTTGTCAAGATGATCACACCCTCAGACCTGGTCGGATACCGCGATGACTTTGCCAAGAAGGACTATATTCACAAGGCCTTTACAGATGCGTACAAGTCGCCTGCCAGTATTCTAATTCTGGATGACTTTGAACGTCTCATCGGATGGAACCCTATCGGACCCCGTTTCTCCAACACCATGCTGGAAGCATTGACGACTCTGATCGTCTCCCGACCTCCCAAGGACCACCGCCTTTTGGTTTTCGTCACCACTTCCAAGGCTTCAGTGCTGAAGATGCTTGAGATCGATGGTGATTTTGCGAAGAAGGTGGCTGTTCCTGGCGTCTCTAACCTGCGTGAGCTGGCGGCAGTCCTGCATGAGTCGCCCGAATTCGAACATGATGTTAATGCCGCAGTTAATGAAATCGGTCGACAAACAGGATCGGACAGCGTT
This Fusarium poae strain DAOMC 252244 chromosome 3, whole genome shotgun sequence DNA region includes the following protein-coding sequences:
- a CDS encoding hypothetical protein (BUSCO:54194at5125), translated to MAEQQPIKLNTPTKYCPSTKKSPPVDPPTLDWITTTWTVTHSTLSMWRDARNVRITYKMIPGTADGRPRMDDLVEYEPLNKEGTLKTVEGVDTQASSIGWDWRGKGWLTLVHSHWEILGWGEVVTPEGVKERWAVTWFAPTVFSKEGLDVYCDRREGLSEETYARVLEALKGLKGSEAKKVADLVEANMQPVEISLPWIEK
- a CDS encoding hypothetical protein (BUSCO:5782at5125), translating into MSRTPFSGFMGGSRGQQPPPPQQQQGYGGPRYNDPRQQQQPPQNYQSYQGGGGGSGYAEKPSRSGGRQVNLRVEKVTDKSLQSRMIYGNLCAVSPDDFPPNRDGSDLYILLQAGQPMGEYVVTAKPVDGFPQGCISLSDPQRSWAGITMRDVFRGEIYDPFAAGGKAYLGSVNLEIGFASPNKKTDVPYDEDELSKIFIETYQNQVLSPGQRILMDVRNIPLLVVVKTVSLTDLAMTSDDSSKKAQREPHARGILTTQSQVVFHRDAKGDFNLKPSMHKPNSNAILAPDFKFEDMGIGGLDDEFATIFRRAFASRIFPPGLIAKMGITHVKGLLLYGPPGTGKTLIARQIGKMLNANPPKVINGPEVLNKYVGQSEENIRKLFADAEKEYKEKGDESSLHIIIFDELDAVCKQRGSGSGGGTGVGDSVVNQLLAKLDGVDQLNNILLIGMTNRKDMIDDALLRPGRLEVHLEISLPDEAGRLDILKIHTAKMAANGLLDSSIDLDELAGLTKNFSGAEISGLVKAAASCAFSRHTEVGQLAAVKQDVASMNVKREDFMVALTEVRPAYGVSEAELMEAIRLGIYHYAPHIDMNIQQMMRVVGMVKEDPNKFSTSVLFHGPQGSGKTALAAHIAMQSGFPFVKMITPSDLVGYRDDFAKKDYIHKAFTDAYKSPASILILDDFERLIGWNPIGPRFSNTMLEALTTLIVSRPPKDHRLLVFVTTSKASVLKMLEIDGDFAKKVAVPGVSNLRELAAVLHESPEFEHDVNAAVNEIGRQTGSDSVGVGIKTILDCIFESKRDPNGQVVEAFVELVVGKIQELRM